The window GACTGGACTGAAAGGGCAGAAGACAGCATCAAATACTTTTCGGGGCATGCCGTATATCATAACACCTTTAAAGCAATTAAAGCCTTAAATGGTGAGCATTTAATACTTAACCTCGGCGCTGTTACAGCAATGGCTAAGGTGAAGATAAATGGGATAGATGTAGGTGGCGTTTGGACAGCGCCCTATCAGCTGGATGTTACCAAAGCCGTTAAACCGGGTTTAAACACCATTGATATTACAGTAGTAAATACCTGGGTTAACCGCCTGATTGGCGATAGCAAGCTGCAGGCCGATCAAAGAAAAACATGGACTGTGGTAAACCCGTATAACGAAAATAGCAGGTTGCAACCATCAGGGCTTACAGGGCCTGTAACTATAAATACTGTAGTTTATTAATAAGAAATTATTGCGGGATTGTTGAAGGTTTGATATTTAAAATCAAACCTTTAATAAACGTTAAGTTTATTAAAGTGATAAGGTTTAGGTTTATAAATGGCTGTTGGGTTAGTTAATAACGTATTCCAATAGTTTCTTTATGACGCTAAATTAGCGCTAAACGCCAAGCCCTGCAATACTGAAAAAGGGGTATATTATATCGCGCGAAATTTGTTTATGGCCTCCACTTTGTTTTGTACCTGTAGCTTGGTGTAGGTGTTACGTATATGCTTTTTTACGGTTCCCGTGCTGATATCAAGCCTGTCGGCTATTTCTTTGTACTGGAGGCCCCGCGCCAGGTGGTTAAGTACTTCTACCTCCCGTTCCGTCAGGTTTTCTGTAGTGGCGGCCGGTTTTGGAGGGGCATCATTAAATGACGCAATCACCTTGCGCGATATATAAGCACTCATCGGCGATCCACCCGCCGCTATTTCGGTTATTGCGTTCCTGATTTCGGTGGCCGATGATTCTTTAAGTATATAGCCGGTGGCGCCGCTTTTAAGCGATTCAAAAATGTGGGTATTGTCATCATTTATCGTACACATCAAAAATTCTGCCTGGGGCATCACTGGTTTTGCCCGCTTTATGAATTCAATACCCGACATGCCTTCCAGGTTTATGTCAACAATAAAAATATCGGGCTTTAGCTCGTTTATTTTTTTTAGTACAATTTCGGCATTGGTGTATGATCCCATAAGGTTTACACCGCTCATATCATGAATAATTTGTTCCAGGCCACGCCGGTAATGTAAATTATCCTCTAATAAAATTATCTGGAGCATGCTTGCGATAAATGTAGATGCTAATATCCTAAAAATATCCTTGTTTAAAATACCTATTATGGCCACCATTTAAAGGTTCAGCTTAAAGCTGATGGAGGTACCTTTGCCAGGAGCGGTGTCAATTTTTAAATCGGCATTCAACCTTTTTGCACGCGCATAAATGTTGCGGATGCCCATGGTTTCGTGTTTACGCACATCGGGCACAAAGCCCCGGCCATCATCCCTGATACTAATATGCAACCGGTTTTTGTAGAGGCTGATTGCCAGGAACGCGTTTTGGGCATTGGAGTGCTTAATAATATTGTTTAAAGCTTCTTTCACCAACAGGTACACCTGCCGTCTTTTTTCGCCGCTAATTGCTATGCTGGTTTCCCCAACCGAGATACTTTCATGGAGGCGAATGTCGCAGCAATCAAATATTTTAATGGTTTGTTTCTGGATGAAATTTACCAGGCTGCTCACTTCATCGTTTTCAACGTCAAGGCTCCAGATAATTAACCTTACCTGGGTAGATATATCGGTAATAGCATCATGAATGGCGTCTATTTCCTTAAAAGCCGGCTGGTTGGCAACTTTCCGGCTTAGTAATTCGGTTTGCAGTTTAATGCCCGATATACTTGCACCCAAATCATCATGCACTTCGCTGCTAATGCGCTGGCGTTCACGTTGCAGGGCAAGGGCGTTTTCATAATCCTTTTTCTGTAAACCAATGATAGACAGGTAATATTTCCGTATCAACAAAAAAGCCAAAACTATAATGCCTATTACTGCTATAGCTTGCAGCCAAAGCTGCTGGTACCATAGTGGCATAACGGTAAATTGAAATAAAAGCGGTTGGCTTAGCTGGTTAAACCTATCGGCAGCTACTGCTTCTAACTCGTAGTTGCCGGGCGGCAGCAGGTCAAACCTTTTTTCGCCGGTTGGCGCGGCTGTCCAGTTTTTATCAACATCTTTAAGCCTAAACCTATATTGTATTTTGCCCATACTCTTGTATGATAGGGCTACGCAATTAAATACAACAGGCTGGCCATAAGTAAAGCTGTTTTGTTTAAGGGGTGTGCCATCATCAAGCAGTATTGGCCTGGGCAGGTTGGTATTCCACAAATTTTGGGTAATAGCAATTCCCTGGTCGGTAGCTATATAATAATCGCTCCGGTTGCGCACAACATCGGCAACATTATCTGACGGAAGCCCGTTACTGGTATTTAACCGGCTTACCCGGTAAGTTTGGTAATTATTGCTAAAGTTAATGATGCTTACACCATTGGCTGTGCATGCCCAAAGTGTATTGGCATCCGTCCACACAAGTTTGCGGATGTTGCCCGATGAAATAACAGGCGTGGTAAATTGGCTAACTGCTTTACCTGCTAACAGGAACAATCCTTTATCTTCGGTGCCAATAGCCAATACTTGTTCATTTGACGCCAGGCACTTTACAGCATTTATTCCTTTATCAGCAAATATCCGCACATATTTAAAGTGGTTAATGTTAATTGGGGTGGCAATTTTATATAATCCATATAGTGAACCTACAAGCAGCTGATTTTTTTGCCAGGCTAATGATGTTACCCGGATTGGAGAAAATTCGCAGCCGGCTCCGTCTGGTAACGTCACAATTCCCTGCGAGGTAAGGAAATAAATTGTATCACGATGTTGAACAATGCCCTTTACCGGGCCTCCTTGATACAGTATTGGCTGCCAGGATAACGGATTGTTATTTGATAGGTTTAACCCAAAGATACCATTATCGGTACCAATCATTAGTTTATTGCCTGTAATTGGCAATAAACTGGTTACCCGGTTAAAATCCGACCGGTTTTGTTTCAAATATAGCGTGCCAATAGGTGAATTTTGATCAGCACCAAGTTTCATATAACTCAGTCCTGTTAAAATGTGTCCCGTAAAAAGATAGCCGCCG is drawn from Mucilaginibacter ginsenosidivorax and contains these coding sequences:
- a CDS encoding response regulator, producing MVAIIGILNKDIFRILASTFIASMLQIILLEDNLHYRRGLEQIIHDMSGVNLMGSYTNAEIVLKKINELKPDIFIVDINLEGMSGIEFIKRAKPVMPQAEFLMCTINDDNTHIFESLKSGATGYILKESSATEIRNAITEIAAGGSPMSAYISRKVIASFNDAPPKPAATTENLTEREVEVLNHLARGLQYKEIADRLDISTGTVKKHIRNTYTKLQVQNKVEAINKFRAI
- a CDS encoding sensor histidine kinase; amino-acid sequence: MFLKSPIVKLLLLIQFLALGAYAGTPYQVVYLKNYSANDGLPGSQVNYLMQDSKGFIWIATDKGVSRFDGQHFKNFTTTDGLESNEAFRIAEDNYHRIFFYCNNYRVCYYENGLIHKLTSTQRVLVQPFANMFFNRYNELCVNYGLKTKVYSFAELKCRNHPGQQPLISIYGAGEEEIPLSENDLTLLRNELGTAHFNDSTAKINTKPYRLAIQQNHLLLITKDWVHVYQYQKGTLIPLTKISFTGNVTSVYLTGKNTFAVTTVKQGTYIINYITGQRKNYLNNQITTSTLIDRENNLWFGTYESGIFLSTNPEVKVINKESGLVNENVLKLNIAGGYLFTGHILTGLSYMKLGADQNSPIGTLYLKQNRSDFNRVTSLLPITGNKLMIGTDNGIFGLNLSNNNPLSWQPILYQGGPVKGIVQHRDTIYFLTSQGIVTLPDGAGCEFSPIRVTSLAWQKNQLLVGSLYGLYKIATPININHFKYVRIFADKGINAVKCLASNEQVLAIGTEDKGLFLLAGKAVSQFTTPVISSGNIRKLVWTDANTLWACTANGVSIINFSNNYQTYRVSRLNTSNGLPSDNVADVVRNRSDYYIATDQGIAITQNLWNTNLPRPILLDDGTPLKQNSFTYGQPVVFNCVALSYKSMGKIQYRFRLKDVDKNWTAAPTGEKRFDLLPPGNYELEAVAADRFNQLSQPLLFQFTVMPLWYQQLWLQAIAVIGIIVLAFLLIRKYYLSIIGLQKKDYENALALQRERQRISSEVHDDLGASISGIKLQTELLSRKVANQPAFKEIDAIHDAITDISTQVRLIIWSLDVENDEVSSLVNFIQKQTIKIFDCCDIRLHESISVGETSIAISGEKRRQVYLLVKEALNNIIKHSNAQNAFLAISLYKNRLHISIRDDGRGFVPDVRKHETMGIRNIYARAKRLNADLKIDTAPGKGTSISFKLNL